A genomic segment from Kyrpidia tusciae DSM 2912 encodes:
- a CDS encoding 3-hydroxybutyryl-CoA dehydrogenase has translation MANIGRMLVVGAGQMGGGIAQVAAQSGLEVWLQDISEALVEKGLGRIRANLDHQVEKGRMTADQRQGVLDRIHPVVRLEDGAQVDIVVEAATENLTIKKGIFETLDRLCPPGAILASNTSSLPITELAAVTKRPEQVIGMHFMNPVPVMKLVEVIRGLATRDDVFTAVKELAEQMGKVPVEVNDYPGFVANRILLPMINEAIYCVYEGVAAPEDVDTVMKLGANHPMGPLQLADFIGLDTCLAILEVLHEGLGDPKYRPCPLLRKYVNAGWLGKKSGRGFYRYDQ, from the coding sequence ATGGCGAATATCGGGCGGATGTTGGTGGTCGGGGCCGGGCAGATGGGCGGCGGAATCGCCCAAGTGGCTGCTCAGTCGGGGCTTGAAGTATGGCTGCAGGATATTTCTGAAGCCCTGGTGGAAAAGGGGCTCGGGCGGATTCGCGCCAACTTGGATCACCAGGTGGAAAAGGGGCGCATGACGGCGGATCAGCGCCAGGGGGTCCTGGATCGGATTCACCCCGTCGTCCGCCTGGAAGACGGAGCTCAGGTGGACATCGTCGTGGAAGCGGCGACGGAAAACCTGACGATCAAAAAGGGTATCTTTGAAACCCTCGACCGGCTGTGCCCACCCGGGGCGATTCTCGCCTCGAACACGTCTTCCCTGCCGATTACCGAGCTCGCCGCCGTCACAAAGCGGCCGGAGCAGGTGATCGGGATGCATTTTATGAACCCCGTCCCGGTGATGAAGCTGGTGGAGGTCATCCGGGGACTCGCCACCCGGGATGATGTCTTTACAGCGGTGAAAGAGCTTGCTGAGCAGATGGGGAAAGTTCCTGTGGAAGTGAACGATTACCCCGGCTTTGTTGCGAACCGCATCCTCCTTCCCATGATCAATGAGGCGATCTACTGCGTATATGAAGGGGTGGCAGCCCCCGAAGATGTGGATACGGTCATGAAACTCGGGGCCAACCACCCGATGGGGCCCCTGCAGCTCGCGGATTTTATCGGCCTGGATACATGTTTGGCCATCCTGGAAGTCCTTCATGAAGGCCTCGGGGATCCGAAGTACCGGCCATGTCCCCTGTTGAGAAAATATGTCAACGCGGGGTGGCTGGGAAAGAAGAGCGGCCGGGGATTCTATCGATACGATCAGTAA
- the speB gene encoding agmatinase: protein MKTIRFDPAFSGEAFLGASPDYPEAVAVIYGMPMDWTVSFRPGARLGPRRIREVSVGLEEYSPYLNRDLGEIRYYDAGDIPLPFGNAAQSLERIRETVGQILADEKIAVGLGGEHLVSWGAIQAAADRYPDLVLVQLDAHGDLREEYEGQRLSHASVMRRAVERLGGERVWQFGIRSGPREEFEFARNHTHFYPFEVLPALTEARGEWKDRPIYVTVDIDVVDPAFAPGTGTAEPGGISSSELLRAIHCLAGLKVVGFDLVEVSPPLDPTEQTQILAAKVIREVLLTVVPATC, encoded by the coding sequence ATGAAAACGATCCGCTTTGACCCGGCATTCAGCGGAGAGGCGTTTCTGGGGGCGAGCCCGGATTACCCCGAGGCCGTGGCGGTCATCTACGGTATGCCCATGGATTGGACCGTGTCCTTCCGACCCGGGGCCAGACTGGGACCCCGGCGGATTCGGGAGGTGTCCGTCGGACTGGAAGAGTACTCTCCTTATTTGAACCGCGATTTAGGAGAGATCCGGTACTACGATGCCGGAGACATTCCCCTCCCATTTGGCAATGCCGCCCAGAGCCTTGAGAGAATTCGCGAAACGGTGGGGCAGATCCTGGCGGATGAGAAGATCGCTGTGGGGCTCGGCGGGGAACACCTGGTCAGCTGGGGCGCCATTCAAGCGGCGGCCGATCGATATCCCGATCTCGTGCTCGTTCAACTCGACGCCCATGGGGATCTCCGGGAGGAGTACGAGGGACAACGCCTTTCTCACGCTTCGGTGATGCGCAGGGCGGTGGAACGGCTGGGCGGGGAGCGGGTGTGGCAGTTCGGGATTCGCTCGGGCCCGAGAGAAGAATTCGAGTTTGCCAGAAACCATACCCACTTTTATCCCTTCGAAGTGCTCCCGGCGTTGACCGAAGCCCGGGGAGAGTGGAAAGACCGGCCAATCTATGTCACCGTGGACATTGATGTCGTCGACCCGGCTTTTGCTCCGGGGACGGGCACCGCGGAGCCCGGAGGGATTTCTTCGTCGGAATTGCTGAGAGCGATCCACTGTCTGGCCGGGCTGAAGGTGGTGGGCTTCGACTTGGTCGAGGTCTCCCCGCCCCTGGATCCGACGGAGCAGACCCAGATTCTGGCGGCCAAAGTGATTCGAGAGGTGCTTCTCACGGTGGTTCCGGCGACCTGTTGA
- a CDS encoding heterodisulfide reductase-related iron-sulfur binding cluster, translating into MVAIAVLRIVIFLALLVTSVYLFWSAFSKRYRYLRLGVEENRTDNTGERIKSFLKYVLAQGKVIAEPSGLGHFVIFWGFIILSFGTLDFIAYQYFGVHLPYGEWSWFAFLHELFSLLVLAAIGVAFYRRYVLQPMRLDISIEAGVILGLITILVISDLLVSGLQIALREEAPSAAIPIATWLGTVFAGGSPGVLRGFHEAFVWVHILTLLGFLVYIPRSKHLHMIAAPFNVYFRKLGSPGKLKTLDLEDESVEEFGVGRVDQFTWKQLLDGYACTECGRCHVNCPATLSGKPLSPKYLILKMRDHLVQVGDTLLAQQRMAAAGAGAGDAGAAVATEIPSLIGDVYTEDEIWACTTCRACEEACPVFNEHVDKIIDLRRYLVLTEGKMEPEISRALNNLERQGNPWGRSRSSRGDWAEGLDVRVLEEGEEVEYLYYAGCAASYDDRNNKVARTLVGLLQKAGVDFAILGSAEECCGESARRLGNEFLFQQMAEQNVESLKNYKFKKIITADPHCFNTLKNEYPELGLEVPVIHHTQLLADLVLEGKLKPEKELDMDVTYHDSCYLGRYNGEYDAPRFILESIPGVHLVEMERSRERGMCCGGGGGGMWKEEKHGTRINVMRTEQAMETGARAIASACPYCLIMMEDGTKAKGVADEMKTFDVVEMLDQSVNGKS; encoded by the coding sequence GTGGTAGCGATCGCGGTCCTGCGCATCGTGATTTTTCTGGCGCTCCTCGTGACCTCCGTGTATCTTTTTTGGTCGGCTTTCTCGAAGCGCTATCGGTATCTTCGTTTGGGCGTCGAGGAGAACCGGACGGATAACACGGGAGAACGCATCAAGAGTTTTCTGAAGTACGTCCTCGCCCAGGGGAAGGTGATCGCCGAACCGTCGGGGCTGGGGCATTTTGTGATTTTCTGGGGATTTATCATCCTTTCCTTTGGCACCCTGGATTTTATCGCCTATCAGTACTTCGGCGTGCACTTGCCCTATGGGGAATGGTCTTGGTTTGCGTTTTTGCACGAACTGTTCTCCTTATTGGTGCTGGCGGCCATCGGCGTGGCTTTCTATCGCCGCTACGTGTTGCAGCCCATGCGCCTCGATATTTCCATTGAGGCCGGGGTGATTCTCGGACTCATCACGATATTGGTGATCTCGGATTTGCTGGTGAGCGGCCTCCAGATCGCCCTCCGCGAAGAGGCTCCGAGTGCGGCGATTCCCATCGCCACGTGGCTCGGGACCGTATTTGCCGGCGGGTCGCCGGGTGTGTTGCGGGGATTTCACGAGGCTTTCGTCTGGGTGCACATTCTCACCCTGCTCGGGTTTCTCGTGTATATTCCCCGGTCTAAACACCTCCATATGATCGCGGCGCCGTTTAATGTCTATTTTCGTAAACTCGGCTCGCCCGGCAAGTTGAAGACCCTCGACCTGGAGGACGAGTCGGTGGAGGAGTTCGGCGTCGGCCGGGTGGACCAGTTCACGTGGAAGCAGCTCCTCGACGGGTACGCGTGTACCGAGTGCGGCCGGTGTCACGTCAATTGCCCGGCTACGCTCAGCGGCAAACCCCTGTCGCCAAAATATCTGATTCTCAAGATGAGAGATCATCTCGTGCAGGTCGGGGACACCCTTTTGGCCCAGCAGCGGATGGCTGCGGCCGGGGCCGGGGCGGGGGACGCGGGCGCGGCGGTGGCCACGGAGATTCCGTCTCTAATCGGGGATGTGTATACCGAGGATGAGATCTGGGCTTGTACCACCTGCCGGGCTTGTGAGGAAGCCTGCCCGGTCTTTAACGAGCACGTCGATAAAATCATCGACCTGCGCCGGTATCTGGTGCTCACAGAAGGTAAAATGGAACCGGAGATCAGCCGGGCCCTGAACAACCTCGAGCGCCAGGGAAACCCTTGGGGGCGCAGCCGCTCCAGCCGGGGGGATTGGGCGGAAGGTCTCGACGTGCGAGTCCTTGAAGAAGGGGAAGAGGTGGAATACCTGTACTACGCAGGGTGTGCCGCTTCTTACGACGACCGAAACAACAAGGTGGCCCGGACCTTGGTGGGTCTCCTGCAAAAAGCCGGGGTGGATTTTGCCATCCTCGGCAGCGCCGAAGAATGCTGCGGCGAATCGGCCCGGCGGCTCGGCAACGAGTTTCTCTTCCAACAGATGGCCGAGCAGAACGTGGAATCTCTGAAGAACTATAAGTTCAAAAAGATCATCACGGCGGATCCTCATTGCTTCAACACCTTGAAGAACGAGTACCCGGAATTGGGCCTGGAGGTACCGGTGATCCACCACACCCAACTCCTGGCGGACCTGGTTCTGGAAGGAAAGCTCAAGCCGGAAAAAGAGCTGGACATGGACGTGACCTACCACGACTCCTGCTACCTGGGGCGGTACAACGGCGAGTACGATGCCCCGAGGTTTATTCTCGAATCGATCCCCGGCGTCCATCTCGTAGAGATGGAGCGCAGCCGGGAGCGGGGCATGTGCTGCGGTGGCGGGGGCGGCGGCATGTGGAAAGAAGAGAAACATGGAACCCGCATCAATGTCATGCGCACCGAACAGGCGATGGAAACCGGCGCCCGGGCCATTGCGTCCGCTTGCCCGTACTGCCTGATTATGATGGAAGACGGGACAAAAGCCAAGGGCGTCGCCGACGAAATGAAAACTTTCGATGTGGTGGAGATGTTGGACCAGTCGGTCAACGGTAAATCTTAA
- the speE gene encoding polyamine aminopropyltransferase encodes MELWFTEKQTENFGITAKVSRTLHTERTPYQQIDVLETVEYGRMLVLDGMVMCTDRDEFIYHEMIAHVPLFTHPDPKQVLVIGGGDGGTIREVVKHPRVERAVLAEIDERVIAVSQEYFPALSQGFADPRVKIEVGDGIAHVKANKDTYDVILVDSTEPIGPAEGLFAREFYEGIYEALRPGGVFVAQTESPLFNAALISRIWRDIASIYPVTRLYLAPVPTYPTGMWSFTLGSKGPDPLQAEGEDETPIDTRYYTPEVHRASFALPRFVEELLAR; translated from the coding sequence ATGGAGCTCTGGTTTACCGAAAAACAAACGGAAAACTTCGGGATTACCGCCAAGGTGTCCAGGACTTTGCACACCGAGCGGACTCCGTATCAGCAAATCGATGTGCTGGAGACGGTGGAATACGGAAGAATGCTGGTGCTGGATGGCATGGTGATGTGCACGGATCGGGATGAATTTATCTACCATGAAATGATCGCCCATGTACCGCTGTTTACCCACCCCGATCCGAAGCAAGTGTTGGTGATCGGCGGGGGAGATGGGGGTACGATTCGCGAGGTGGTGAAACATCCCCGGGTGGAGAGGGCTGTGCTGGCGGAAATTGACGAGCGGGTCATTGCCGTATCCCAAGAATATTTTCCGGCACTCTCTCAGGGGTTCGCCGATCCCCGGGTAAAGATCGAGGTGGGGGATGGGATCGCCCACGTCAAAGCCAACAAGGACACCTACGACGTGATTCTCGTGGATTCCACAGAACCCATTGGGCCGGCGGAAGGGTTATTTGCCCGGGAATTTTACGAGGGAATCTATGAGGCGCTTCGGCCCGGAGGGGTGTTTGTGGCCCAGACGGAGTCCCCGCTGTTCAACGCGGCTCTGATTTCCCGGATCTGGCGGGATATTGCTTCGATCTATCCGGTGACGCGGCTGTATTTGGCGCCGGTGCCCACCTATCCCACGGGGATGTGGAGTTTTACACTGGGATCAAAGGGGCCTGATCCCCTGCAGGCGGAAGGTGAGGACGAAACGCCCATAGACACCCGGTACTACACCCCGGAGGTTCACCGGGCTTCCTTTGCCCTGCCTCGTTTTGTCGAGGAGCTGCTCGCCCGATGA
- the argS gene encoding arginine--tRNA ligase, protein MSTLLNVQERLRRELAAAAGRCGLSVEADRVHLEVPRDKRHGDYSSNAAMQLAKEVRRPPRALAQQLAETLDCRAAGVERVEVAGPGFLNFYLDTGYLDDILREVLKEKGAYGRRAVPRGSRVQVEFVSANPTGRLHIGHARGAAYGDALCRILEWDGYEVQREYYINDAGNQVHNLAISLEARYFQALGRDVPMPDDGYYGRDVVELAERLVREEGDRYAQMSEEKRYEALKQKGLEAMLQQIRDDLTRFRVRFDRWFSERALYESGAVEETVEELRRRGWVYEADGALWFRSTAFGDDKDRVLIKSDGSYTYLTPDIAYHRDKLERGFDRLIDVWGQDHHGYVGRMKAAVAALGGDPERLVVRLCQLVALYRNGEPVRMSKRTGNAVTMAELMDEVGVDAARYFLLRRSNDSHIDFDLDLAVSQSNDNPVYYVQYAHARICSILRQASERGYPDVDQAAESANLRVLRREPEVDLLKWLGNFPTEVESAAAAYAPHHIVHYLEELAKRFHSFYTSCRVLGEAPEIEVARLALVRGVQWTLRVGLDLLGVAAPEQM, encoded by the coding sequence ATGTCGACCCTACTCAACGTGCAAGAGAGACTCCGCCGGGAGTTGGCCGCGGCCGCCGGTCGCTGCGGTCTCTCCGTAGAGGCGGACCGGGTGCATCTCGAGGTGCCCCGGGACAAGCGCCACGGCGATTATTCGTCGAATGCGGCCATGCAGCTCGCCAAAGAGGTGCGGCGGCCGCCGAGGGCGTTGGCCCAGCAATTGGCCGAAACCCTGGACTGTCGGGCCGCCGGGGTAGAGCGGGTCGAGGTGGCCGGGCCGGGATTTTTGAATTTTTATCTGGACACCGGGTATTTGGACGACATCTTGCGGGAGGTGCTAAAGGAGAAGGGCGCCTACGGCCGCAGGGCCGTACCCCGGGGGAGCCGGGTCCAGGTGGAGTTTGTCAGCGCCAACCCCACCGGCCGCCTGCACATCGGCCACGCCCGGGGAGCGGCCTACGGCGACGCCCTCTGCCGAATTCTCGAATGGGACGGATACGAGGTTCAGCGGGAATATTACATTAACGATGCGGGAAATCAGGTGCACAATCTCGCCATATCCCTGGAGGCCCGGTATTTTCAAGCATTGGGGCGGGACGTGCCCATGCCAGACGATGGATATTACGGCCGGGACGTGGTGGAGCTGGCCGAACGGCTGGTTCGGGAGGAGGGTGATCGGTACGCCCAGATGTCGGAGGAGAAGCGCTATGAGGCGCTCAAACAAAAGGGCCTCGAAGCGATGTTGCAGCAGATTCGGGATGACCTGACCCGATTCCGGGTGCGCTTTGACCGCTGGTTCAGCGAACGCGCACTTTACGAATCGGGAGCGGTGGAGGAAACTGTCGAGGAGCTGCGGCGCCGTGGGTGGGTGTACGAGGCGGATGGGGCTCTGTGGTTCCGGTCCACAGCCTTCGGGGACGACAAAGACCGGGTCTTGATCAAATCGGACGGGTCCTATACGTATTTGACACCGGATATCGCGTACCACCGGGACAAATTGGAACGGGGATTTGACCGGTTGATCGACGTCTGGGGACAGGATCACCACGGCTACGTGGGCCGGATGAAGGCCGCGGTGGCCGCCCTGGGCGGGGATCCGGAACGGCTCGTGGTGCGGCTGTGCCAATTGGTGGCCCTCTACCGCAACGGGGAACCGGTGCGCATGTCCAAGCGGACGGGAAACGCGGTGACGATGGCGGAGCTCATGGATGAAGTGGGGGTGGATGCCGCCCGGTATTTTCTCCTGCGCCGCAGCAACGACAGCCACATCGACTTTGACCTCGATTTAGCCGTGTCCCAATCGAACGACAATCCGGTGTACTACGTCCAGTACGCCCACGCCCGAATCTGTTCGATCTTGCGCCAAGCCTCCGAACGGGGGTACCCGGATGTGGACCAGGCGGCGGAATCGGCCAACCTTCGGGTGTTGCGCAGGGAGCCGGAGGTGGATCTCCTCAAATGGCTGGGCAACTTTCCCACCGAGGTGGAAAGCGCCGCTGCGGCTTATGCGCCCCACCATATTGTGCATTACCTGGAGGAACTGGCAAAAAGATTCCACAGTTTTTATACGAGCTGCCGGGTGCTCGGCGAGGCGCCGGAGATCGAGGTGGCCCGGCTGGCGCTGGTGCGTGGCGTCCAATGGACTCTCCGGGTGGGGCTCGATCTTCTAGGCGTGGCGGCGCCGGAACAGATGTGA
- a CDS encoding acetyl-CoA C-acetyltransferase: MARRTAVVGAARTPFGKLGGALAAKKAVELGAAAIRGAMDRAGVGPDEVDELIMGMVLQGGAGQIPSRQAARLAGLPWELPTETINKVCASGLRAVTLGDQIIRAGDARAVVAGGMESMSQAPYAVFGAREGLRMGHGRMVDLMIYDGLWCAFHDVHMAALGSRVAGEYGISREDQDLWALRSHRRAVAAMDAGRLGEEIVPVEVQEKRGVRRVEQDEAPRRNTSLEQLAVLPPVFTKDGTVTAGNAPGVNDGAGALVLMDEETARSEGKEVLAVIHGHAEVGAEAAYIATTPALAIQKLLKKAGRRLEDIRLFEINEAFAAVVLTSAKLLEMSPDVLEEKVNVNGGAVALGHPIGASGARILMTLIYELRRRGGGLGVAAICSGAAQGDAILIEV; encoded by the coding sequence GTGGCACGGCGAACAGCGGTGGTGGGGGCGGCTCGGACGCCCTTTGGCAAGCTCGGCGGGGCACTGGCGGCGAAAAAAGCGGTGGAGCTCGGCGCCGCGGCGATTCGCGGGGCGATGGACCGGGCGGGGGTGGGCCCGGATGAGGTGGACGAACTCATTATGGGGATGGTGCTTCAGGGCGGGGCGGGTCAGATTCCGTCCCGACAGGCGGCCCGGCTGGCGGGACTTCCTTGGGAGCTCCCGACGGAGACGATCAATAAAGTGTGCGCTTCGGGACTTCGGGCGGTGACCCTCGGGGACCAGATCATCCGGGCCGGGGACGCCCGCGCCGTGGTGGCCGGCGGGATGGAGAGCATGTCCCAGGCTCCTTATGCCGTTTTTGGAGCCCGGGAAGGGTTGCGCATGGGTCACGGGCGGATGGTGGATCTCATGATATACGATGGACTCTGGTGTGCCTTTCACGACGTGCACATGGCGGCCTTGGGCAGCCGAGTGGCCGGTGAGTACGGGATCTCCCGGGAAGACCAGGACCTATGGGCGCTGCGCAGTCACCGCCGGGCGGTGGCAGCCATGGACGCCGGCCGGCTGGGCGAGGAGATCGTACCGGTGGAGGTTCAGGAGAAGCGGGGTGTCCGCCGGGTGGAACAGGATGAAGCGCCCCGGCGAAACACCAGTCTGGAACAACTGGCGGTTCTGCCGCCGGTCTTCACCAAGGATGGGACGGTGACGGCGGGCAATGCCCCGGGGGTGAACGACGGGGCCGGAGCTCTGGTTTTGATGGACGAGGAGACGGCCCGGTCGGAAGGCAAAGAAGTGCTCGCCGTGATCCACGGCCACGCCGAGGTGGGGGCGGAAGCGGCGTACATTGCCACCACCCCGGCGCTGGCAATCCAGAAGTTGCTGAAAAAAGCCGGGCGGCGCCTGGAGGACATCCGGCTGTTTGAAATCAATGAGGCCTTTGCGGCGGTGGTGTTGACAAGCGCCAAGCTTTTGGAGATGTCCCCGGACGTTCTGGAGGAGAAGGTCAACGTCAATGGGGGCGCCGTGGCCCTCGGGCATCCCATCGGAGCCAGCGGGGCGCGGATTCTCATGACCCTCATTTATGAACTTCGGCGCCGGGGTGGGGGCCTTGGCGTTGCCGCGATCTGCAGCGGGGCGGCCCAAGGAGACGCGATTCTGATCGAGGTTTGA
- a CDS encoding transglycosylase domain-containing protein, with amino-acid sequence MAAGAMGIGLAGLAVLYLRFAPLPPGGDTRPTVVYGADGSVIAQLYGGTDQRDYVPLTRIPTAMKEAVIASEDAQFYQHGGLNWRGILRALWVDIREGAAVQGGSTITQQLVKNLYLTQDRTWTRKIHEAILALQFEMHASKDEILERYLNSIYFGHGATGVGEASLTYFSKPVESLDLAQCALLAGLPRGPSVYDPIHHFQAAKERQKQVLEAMVRAGMISQAEADRAWREPVPLARQPAPDRPAPYFLDDVTRELSSGYDVPESALAKGGLSIYTTLDPKLQRLAEEAVARAIPKGSGLQAAFVALDPHTGDIKAWVGGTDYRTSSYDRVLAQRQPGSSFKPILYLTALHRGMTPTASFVSEPTTVTYGHGQTYEVHNYANHYLYRPVAMREAIARSDNVYAVDTIMKVGPQAVVEMARQLGITEPLQPYPSLALGAFPVSPLDLARAYAAIANGGVQVTPRTVREVLDPQGRALEVIDAKTTPVTDPQRTFILTDLMKSVFEPEGTGARVARELEGRPLAAKTGSTDTDAWMAGFSPNLVAVAWVGYDKDRFLSPAESTLASQIWADFMSGAVAPGSPDFPVPPGLVRVAVDPLSGKLATENCPRVEWDYFVQGTEPMEVCSLHGSPPHPPGPRGETRTPFDHLWDWFQGRSRR; translated from the coding sequence TTGGCGGCGGGCGCCATGGGAATCGGCCTGGCCGGCTTGGCGGTGCTTTACCTGCGCTTCGCCCCCCTGCCCCCGGGTGGCGATACGCGCCCGACGGTGGTGTACGGGGCGGACGGATCGGTTATCGCACAGTTGTACGGGGGGACGGACCAACGCGACTATGTGCCCTTAACCCGGATTCCCACGGCGATGAAAGAAGCGGTCATCGCCTCGGAAGACGCCCAGTTCTATCAGCACGGAGGCCTCAACTGGCGGGGTATCCTCCGGGCGCTTTGGGTCGACATCCGGGAAGGGGCGGCCGTCCAAGGCGGTTCCACCATCACCCAACAGTTGGTCAAAAACCTGTATCTCACCCAGGACCGCACGTGGACCCGAAAGATCCACGAAGCCATCCTGGCCCTGCAGTTTGAAATGCACGCCTCCAAGGATGAGATCTTGGAACGCTACCTCAATTCCATCTATTTTGGCCACGGCGCCACGGGGGTGGGGGAGGCGTCTTTGACGTATTTTAGCAAGCCCGTGGAGTCCCTGGATCTGGCCCAGTGTGCCCTGTTGGCGGGGCTGCCCCGGGGACCGAGTGTGTATGATCCAATCCATCATTTTCAAGCGGCGAAAGAACGGCAAAAGCAGGTACTGGAGGCGATGGTGCGGGCGGGAATGATCAGTCAGGCGGAGGCGGACCGGGCTTGGCGAGAACCCGTGCCTTTGGCCCGGCAGCCCGCCCCGGACCGGCCTGCGCCGTATTTCCTGGATGATGTCACCCGGGAGCTCAGCTCTGGGTACGATGTGCCGGAATCGGCCTTGGCCAAAGGGGGGCTCTCCATCTACACCACACTGGACCCGAAGCTTCAGCGCCTGGCGGAAGAAGCTGTCGCCCGGGCGATTCCAAAGGGAAGTGGCCTTCAGGCCGCCTTCGTGGCACTGGATCCCCACACCGGGGACATCAAGGCCTGGGTGGGAGGAACAGATTATAGAACCAGCTCCTATGACCGAGTACTCGCCCAGAGACAGCCGGGTTCGTCCTTTAAGCCCATTTTGTATCTCACGGCCCTGCATCGGGGAATGACCCCCACCGCATCCTTTGTCAGCGAACCGACGACGGTCACCTACGGACATGGGCAAACCTACGAGGTGCACAACTATGCCAATCATTATTTATACCGTCCGGTGGCGATGAGAGAGGCCATAGCCCGGTCGGACAACGTGTACGCCGTGGACACCATCATGAAAGTGGGCCCCCAAGCGGTGGTGGAGATGGCCCGGCAACTCGGCATCACCGAGCCGTTGCAACCCTATCCATCCTTGGCGCTCGGCGCATTCCCGGTGTCTCCCCTGGACTTGGCCCGGGCGTACGCGGCGATTGCAAACGGGGGAGTGCAGGTGACGCCCCGGACGGTTCGGGAAGTGCTGGATCCCCAAGGCCGGGCTCTGGAAGTGATCGATGCGAAGACCACCCCGGTCACCGATCCCCAGCGGACATTCATTCTGACAGACCTCATGAAAAGCGTATTCGAGCCGGAGGGAACCGGGGCCCGGGTGGCGCGGGAACTGGAGGGCCGGCCCCTGGCGGCAAAAACGGGATCCACGGATACCGACGCCTGGATGGCGGGATTCTCTCCGAATCTGGTGGCGGTGGCCTGGGTGGGATACGACAAGGACCGGTTCCTTTCTCCCGCGGAGTCAACCCTGGCCTCCCAGATCTGGGCGGATTTTATGAGCGGGGCCGTGGCGCCGGGATCCCCGGATTTTCCGGTTCCCCCCGGGTTGGTCCGGGTGGCGGTGGATCCCCTGTCCGGTAAGTTGGCCACCGAAAACTGCCCCAGGGTGGAGTGGGATTATTTTGTACAGGGGACAGAGCCCATGGAGGTGTGCTCTTTGCACGGAAGTCCACCTCACCCACCAGGGCCCCGAGGGGAAACGAGGACGCCCTTTGACCACCTGTGGGATTGGTTTCAGGGCCGCTCCCGCCGGTGA
- a CDS encoding alpha/beta-type small acid-soluble spore protein, with translation MDPSREPDELRRRQMMERMKWELARELGVKPPVDGYWGGFPSKVCGQIGGRLRQRLRVLTGEGPSGKNPASPGSSPDPGSSPRQEAGGSSRGAGGSAQGAPNSRHRGSSR, from the coding sequence GTGGATCCATCACGCGAGCCGGACGAGCTTCGACGGCGGCAAATGATGGAGCGGATGAAATGGGAGTTGGCCCGGGAACTCGGGGTGAAACCTCCGGTGGACGGCTACTGGGGAGGATTTCCGTCCAAGGTGTGCGGGCAGATCGGCGGGCGCCTTCGGCAGCGCCTCCGGGTATTGACCGGCGAAGGACCGTCGGGGAAAAATCCGGCTTCCCCAGGGTCGTCACCGGATCCCGGATCGAGCCCGCGTCAGGAGGCGGGAGGGTCATCCCGGGGCGCGGGAGGTTCCGCTCAGGGGGCGCCGAACTCCCGCCATCGGGGATCTTCTCGCTGA